Proteins co-encoded in one Ziziphus jujuba cultivar Dongzao chromosome 9, ASM3175591v1 genomic window:
- the LOC107426275 gene encoding thiamine pyrophosphokinase 1 isoform X1, giving the protein MEVMSHSSSFLIPAIPPDQRSSLTYALVVLNQSLPRFVPLLWKHAQLRLCADGGANRVYDELPLLFPHEDALDVRNRYKPDVIKGDMDSIRTEVLDFYTNNGTKIMDESDDQDTTDLHKCVSYICDFAPNLDKSSLCILVAGALGGRFDHEMGNINVLCRFSSIRIVLLSDDCLIHLLPRTHHHEIHIQSSTVGPHCGLIPVGMPSGSTTTTGLEWDLHETEMRFGGLISTSNIVKGEKITVRSDTDLLWTISIKKLQTG; this is encoded by the exons atGGAGGTCATGTCTCACTCCTCCAGCTTCTTGATCCCTGCGATACCGCCGGATCAACGCTCTTCTCTGACCTACGCACTCGTTGTGCTTAACCAAAGCCTCCCCAGATTTGTTCCCCTCCTCTGGAAGCACG CACAACTTCGCTTGTGTGCCGATGGAGGAGCCAATCGCGTCTACGATGAACTCCCTTTGCTCTTCCCTCATGAAGATGCTCTTGATGTTCGCAATAg GTACAAGCCTGATGTTATTAAGGGGGACATGGATTCAATCAGAACAGAGGTTCTAGATTTTTATACAAACAAT GGGACCAAGATTATGGATGAATCTGATGATCAGGACACCACGGATTTGCATAAATGTGTATCATATATATGTGACTTCGCACCAAACCTGGACAAGTCTAGT CTATGCATTCTTGTTGCTGGAGCACTTGGCGGACGGTTTGACCATGAGATGGGAAACATCAATGTCTTATGTCGATTTTCATCCATTCGAATAGTACTTTTATCAGATGATTGTCTCATCCACCTTCTTCCCAGAACTCACCATCATGAAATCCATATTCAGTCTTCTACTGTAGGCCCGCACTGTGGCCTCATTCCTGTTGGAATGCCATCTGGAAGTACCACAACCACTGGACTTGAATGGGATCTTC ATGAAACGGAGATGAGGTTTGGTGGTTTGATAAGTACATCAAATATTGTCAAGGGAGAGAAAATAACAGTTCGATCCGACACGGATCTACTTTGGACAATATCTATTAAAAAGCTTCAGACTGGTTGA
- the LOC107426344 gene encoding probable U6 snRNA-associated Sm-like protein LSm4 isoform X1, giving the protein MLPLSLLKTAQGHPMLVELKNGETYNGHLVNCDTWMNIHLREVICTSKDGDRFWRMPECYIRGNTIKYLRVPDEVIDKVQEETKSRSDRKPPGVGRGRGRGRDDGPGRQAKGIGRGLDDGSAKGAGGGRGRGGSGGKAGGARGGGRGRA; this is encoded by the exons ATG CTTCCCCTTTCTCTACTTAAGACTGCCCAAGGGCACCCAATG TTGGTAGAACTTAAAAATGGGGAGACATACAATGGGCATTTGGTCAACTGTGATACTTGGATGAACATTCATCTCCGTGAAGTCATTTGTACATCTAAA GATGGCGATAGGTTTTGGCGAATGCCTGAATGCTACATCCGTGGTAATACGATCAAGTATCTTCGAGTTCCTGATGAG GTGATTGATAAAGTTCAGGAAGAAACCAAGAGCCGGTCAG ATAGGAAACCACCTGGAGTAGGGCGCGGAAGAGGGAGAGGTAGGGATGATGGTCCTGGACGACAGGCGAAAGGAATTGGACGTGGACTTGATGATGGGAGTGCTAAAGGTGCTGGTGGAGGCCGTGGCAGAGGTGGATCAGGAGGAAAGGCGGGTGGAGCCAGAG GTGGGGGGCGAGGGCGAGCTTGA
- the LOC107426275 gene encoding thiamine pyrophosphokinase 1 isoform X2, which translates to MDSIRTEVLDFYTNNGTKIMDESDDQDTTDLHKCVSYICDFAPNLDKSSLCILVAGALGGRFDHEMGNINVLCRFSSIRIVLLSDDCLIHLLPRTHHHEIHIQSSTVGPHCGLIPVGMPSGSTTTTGLEWDLHETEMRFGGLISTSNIVKGEKITVRSDTDLLWTISIKKLQTG; encoded by the exons ATGGATTCAATCAGAACAGAGGTTCTAGATTTTTATACAAACAAT GGGACCAAGATTATGGATGAATCTGATGATCAGGACACCACGGATTTGCATAAATGTGTATCATATATATGTGACTTCGCACCAAACCTGGACAAGTCTAGT CTATGCATTCTTGTTGCTGGAGCACTTGGCGGACGGTTTGACCATGAGATGGGAAACATCAATGTCTTATGTCGATTTTCATCCATTCGAATAGTACTTTTATCAGATGATTGTCTCATCCACCTTCTTCCCAGAACTCACCATCATGAAATCCATATTCAGTCTTCTACTGTAGGCCCGCACTGTGGCCTCATTCCTGTTGGAATGCCATCTGGAAGTACCACAACCACTGGACTTGAATGGGATCTTC ATGAAACGGAGATGAGGTTTGGTGGTTTGATAAGTACATCAAATATTGTCAAGGGAGAGAAAATAACAGTTCGATCCGACACGGATCTACTTTGGACAATATCTATTAAAAAGCTTCAGACTGGTTGA
- the LOC107426229 gene encoding DNA mismatch repair protein PMS1 — protein MEAATPSDSPTIIRPINKGVVHRICAGQVILDLSSAVKELVENSLDAGATSIEIALKDYGKECFQVIDNGSGISPNNFKVLALKHHTSKLGDFPDLQSLTTFGFRGEALSSLCVLGNLTVETRTKYESVATHLTYDRTGLLVAEKKTARQIGTTVTVNSLFSSLPVRCKEFTRNIRKEYGKLISLLNAYALIAKGVRLVCTNKTGKSVKSVVLKTQGSGSLKDNIITLFGMNTFNCLQPLTLCISDGCEVDGFVSKPGQGNGRNIGDRQFFYVNGRPVDMPKITKLVNELYRSANSQQHPVAILNFTVPTRACDVNVTPDKRKVFFSDENTILHALREGLQQIYSSSNACYAVNKAEELTMETGRSQLCSPHQKSHVVVKPLSKDESSPEEVQDEDGNLEVQSHVKTVETDVKDTHIIESVSGDNIMRDFALGVHSINKGEDTSQLMTHNDSIISSQNTISFSKMVKDSYSHSSVVQSSLDKFVTVNKRKHECISTILSEVPVLRNQTLQFQSKSSNFEDNAAVSRSPSPQQVEDSAKVEMLSKMPVLRNQTLQFQSENRNDKSKFAVSRFASPCQVDDSADIEMLSEVPVLRKHSLYFQSKNSIVENDAKVSRSPCPHRVDDSAEVEESHASKYIREEKISNKIVNALASVCDTDNGEPPEDIDTHEKGVPVANITSIASSSGDLELLPEDGSVDVPLHSSSIRIDAQKPSSDLKICSTVQFSIQDLKTKRQKMVSQLQSSKYICQRRKTKRCYTAATLELSQPEDEERKAKALVAATTELEKLFRKEDFSRMKVIGQFNLGFIIGKLDQDLFIVDQHAADEKYNFERLSQSTILNVQPLLRPLRLELSPAEEVVASMHIDIIRKNGFALEEDPDAPPGHQFRLKAVPFSKNITFGVEDVKDLISTLADDHGECTMIGTYKMDTPNSVCPPRVRGMLASRACRSSVMIGDALGRNEMQKIIGHLAKLNSPWNCPHGRPTMRHLIDLTSIYKRSEE, from the exons ATGGAAGCAGCAACTCCGTCCGATTCCCCAACCATAATAAGACCGATAAACAAAGGCGTTGTTCACAGAATCTGCGCCGGCCAAGTGATTCTGGACCTCTCGTCGGCCGTCAAGGAGTTGGTCGAGAACAGCCTCGATGCCGGCGCAACCAGCATTGAAATCGCTCTCAAAGACTACGGCAAGGAGTGTTTCCAAGTGATCGACAATGGCTCTGGCATTTCGCCGAACAACTTCAAGGTCCTCGCGCTTAAGCACCACACTTCGAAGCTGGGCGATTTCCCTGACCTTCAGTCTCTGACCACGTTTGGTTTTCGAGGTGAGGCGCTGAGCTCTCTCTGTGTGTTGGGGAACTTGACCGTCGAAACCAGGACCAAATACGAGTCCGTTGCCACGCACTTGACTTATGATCGTACGGGATTGTTGGTAGCCGAGAAGAAGACGGCCCGTCAAATTGGCACCACTGTTACTGTCAATTCTTTGTTCTCCAGTTTGCCAGTGCGATGCAAGGAATTCACTCGTAACATTCGGAAGGAGTACGGAAAGCTTATTTCGTTACTAAAT GCCTATGCCCTTATTGCAAAAGGAGTTCGGTTAGTATGCACAAACAAAACCGGTAAAAGTGTAAAATCGGTGGTACTTAAAACGCAAGGCAGTGGTTCGCTTAAGGACAACATCATTACTCTGTTTGGCATGAACACTTTCAACTGCTTGCAACCTCTGACTTTATGCATATCAGATGGTTGTGAGGTTGATGGTTTCGTGTCCAAGCCTGGACAAGGTAATGGACGCAATATTGGGGATAGACAATTCTTTTATGTGAATGGTCGACCGGTGGACATGCCTAAAATCACCAAGCTTGTGAATGAGTTGTACAGAAGTGCAAACTCCCAGCAACATCCTGTTGCAATATTGAATTTTACTGTTCCAACCAGAGCATGTGATGTTAATGTAACTCCTGATAAAAGGAAAGTGTTCTTTTCCGACGAAAACACCATATTACATGCACTAAGAGAGGGTTTGCAGCAGATTTATTCCTCAAGTAATGCCTGTTACGCTGTTAATAAGGCCGAGGAGCTTACTATGGAAACGGGTAGGTCTCAGTTGTGTTCTCCTCATCAGAAATCTCATGTAGTGGTGAAACCATTATCTAAGGATGAGAGTTCTCCTGAAGAAGTTCAGGATGAGGATGGCAATTTGGAGGTTCAAAGTCATGTGAAAACTGTTGAAACTGATGTTAAGGATACCCATATTATAGAAAGCGTTTCTGGTGATAATATAATGAGGGACTTTGCTTTGGGAGTGCACAGCATTAACAAGGGGGAGGATACAAGTCAATTGATGACCCACAATGACAGCATCATTAGCAGTCAGAATACTATTTCCTTCTCTAAAATGGTTAAGGATTCGTACAGTCATTCAAGTGTGGTTCAATCATCGCTTGATAAATTTGTAACTGTCAACAAAAGAAAGCATGAATGCATCAGTACAATACTATCTGAAGTGCCTGTCTTAAGAAATCAGACTCTTCAGTTTCAATCCAAGAGCAGCAATTTTGAAGACAATGCTGCAGTTTCAAGATCCCCTAGCCCTCAGCAAGTTGAGGACTCTGCTAAGGTTGAAATGCTATCTAAAATGCCTGTCTTAAGAAATCAAACTCTTCAATTTCAGTCTGAGAACAGAAACGATAAAAGCAAATTTGCAGTTTCAAGATTTGCAAGCCCTTGTCAAGTTGATGACTCTGCTGATATTGAAATGCTATCTGAAGTGCCCGTCTTAAGAAAGCATTCTCTTTACTTTCAATCCAAGAACAGCATTGTTGAAAATGATGCTAAAGTTTCAAGATCCCCATGCCCTCACCGGGTTGATGACTCTGCTGAGGTAGAGGAAAGTCACGCTTCCAAGTATATTAGAGAAGAAAAGATCTCCAATAAAATTGTGAATGCACTTGCTTCTGTATGCGATACTGATAATGGAGAACCTCCAGAG GATATAGACACTCATGAGAAAGGAGTTCCTGTTGCTAATATCACATCAATTGCTTCATCCAGTGGGGATCTCGAATTGCTGCCTGAAGATGGTTCGGTTGACGTTCCTTTACATTCTTCTAGTATTCGGATAGATGCCCAAAAGCCTTCTTCTGACCTTAAGATATGTTCCACCGTGCAATTTAGTATTCAAGACCTGAAGACCAAAAGGCAGAAAATGGTGTCTCAATTGCAATCCAGCAAATATATATGCCAAAGAAGGAAGACGAAAAG GTGTTATACTGCTGCAACACTGGAGCTATCTCAACCTGAAGATGAGGAGCGAAAGGCGAAGGCTTTAGTTGCAGCGACTACTGAATTGGAAAAACTTTTTAGAAAAGAAGACTTCAGCAGGATGAAG GTAATTGGACAATTCAATCTTGGGTTCATCATTGGGAAGTTAGATcaagatttatttattgtggATCAG CATGCTGCTGAtgagaaatataattttgagcGTCTGTCACAATCAACCATCTTAAATGTACAACCTTTACTTCG GCCGTTAAGGTTGGAGTTATCTCCTGCAGAAGAAGTGGTTGCTTCAATGCATATAGATATAATCAG GAAAAATGGATTTGCTTTGGAAGAAGATCCTGATGCACCCCCTGGGCACCAATTTAGACTAAAAGCTGTCCCCTTCAGTAAAAACATAACTTTTGGAGTTGAAG ATGTTAAAGATTTGATTTCTACTCTTGCTGATGATCACGGGGAATGCACAATGATCGGTACTTATAAGATGGACACCCCTAATTCTGTTTGCCCACCCAGAGTTCGTGGCATGCTGGCGTCACGCGCATGCAGATCATCTGTCATGATTGGGGATGCACTTGGAAGAAATGAGATGCAGAAG ATAATTGGGCATTTGGCGAAGCTGAACTCTCCTTGGAATTGTCCGCATGGAAGGCCAACAATGCGCCATTTAATAGACTTGACGAGCATATACAAGAGATCGGAAGAATGA
- the LOC107426344 gene encoding probable U6 snRNA-associated Sm-like protein LSm4 isoform X2, with protein MLVELKNGETYNGHLVNCDTWMNIHLREVICTSKDGDRFWRMPECYIRGNTIKYLRVPDEVIDKVQEETKSRSDRKPPGVGRGRGRGRDDGPGRQAKGIGRGLDDGSAKGAGGGRGRGGSGGKAGGARGGGRGRA; from the exons ATG TTGGTAGAACTTAAAAATGGGGAGACATACAATGGGCATTTGGTCAACTGTGATACTTGGATGAACATTCATCTCCGTGAAGTCATTTGTACATCTAAA GATGGCGATAGGTTTTGGCGAATGCCTGAATGCTACATCCGTGGTAATACGATCAAGTATCTTCGAGTTCCTGATGAG GTGATTGATAAAGTTCAGGAAGAAACCAAGAGCCGGTCAG ATAGGAAACCACCTGGAGTAGGGCGCGGAAGAGGGAGAGGTAGGGATGATGGTCCTGGACGACAGGCGAAAGGAATTGGACGTGGACTTGATGATGGGAGTGCTAAAGGTGCTGGTGGAGGCCGTGGCAGAGGTGGATCAGGAGGAAAGGCGGGTGGAGCCAGAG GTGGGGGGCGAGGGCGAGCTTGA